DNA sequence from the Chryseobacterium indicum genome:
AAGTTGGCTGATCAGGAAGAATTTAAAGATAAACCCGGAAGGAAGTATATTATGAATGAACTGGCTTATTTAGATCCGTCATTATATAAAGTTGAATTCGTTGATACAGATAAAGCTGAAAATCTTCATAAAATAAAAGCAACAGCAACTGATGGCAGTGTAGTTAACTTATATTATGATACTAAAGATTTTCTTTTGAAAAAAGAAATAAAGGAAAATCCTGTAAAAAATTCTTTCTCTACCATTCTGTGTGAAAAATATAAAAAATTCAAAGATTTGGTTTATTGTTCAAAAACCGTATTGAGATCAGAAGACGGAGATCAGATTCTTAATTTAGTCGATTTGTCTTACAACAAAAATATTGACAAGAAAGATTTTAAGTAAATAAAAGGCGATTCATCAACTGAGTCGCCTTTTTATTTAAAGTTGTGTATGAAGCAGCTTCCTGATCTCTTCCATTTTTATTTCTTTTACAATATAGGTTTTACAGATCTCGTTGTTGAAATGCATATGAAAATCCATCCGCATGGATTTGTTTGATGATTCATTTTCGGGCTGTTCATAATTGATCCAAAAAAAGAAAAGATTTGCCAGACAAAGCAAATTTCTTGCAAATGATTTCAGAATATTGGGATAGTTACCGTAATCATCAATCACTTTTATTTTAAAAATCTTTTTGCCAAGAGTATACCCGAAAAAATGTTCTGTTATTGATCCTAAAACAATGACACATGGAATTGAAAGAATCACAGCGACAATCAGAGGTTTATGCAATATAAAAACAAAAAGCAGGGTAAAGGGAATCATATCTATAATTTTGGAACACAATCTGTCCCTGCGGTTCTTTTCATAGGTCGTATCATAAGGGATTTCATATTCAAAAAATTCATAGATACGTCTTCCTTCCGAATCAAAATCTCGGGTTGCCCTGCGTGTTGTTTTATTTTCTTTAAGCTCTGAAATTTTCATCTTACCATATGTTTTCATTTAAACCTTTTGTGTTATGCTGAACAGAATTTTATTAGTAATGATAAAGCCAAAATCATTTAAAATTCAGTGATTTGAGATTTTTCGACTCCACTTTGTTTCGCTCAAAATGACAATTTCGTAAAAAAAACTACCTAAACAGACTTGAATTCAAAACCTTAATCATTCTTACAAAACCATACTCAGCTGAATTCTTTTTCTCGCTTCATCAATCTCCGTTACTCTTACCTGAACGTGTTGATGCAGTTTTACCACTTCGTTCACATCAGAAACAAAGCCGTCTTTTAACTGGGAAATATGAACCAATCCACTCTCTTTAATTCCTAAATCTACGAAGCATCCAAAAGCAGTGATATTATTGACGATTCCGGGCAGAATCATTCCTGTTTTTAAATCTTTGATGCTTTTTACATTCGGATCAAATTCAAAAACTTTAGCCGCTTTTCTTGGGTCCAGTCCCGGTTTTTCAAGCTCTTTTAAAATGTCTTTGATTCCTAAAATTCCGATGTCTCCGGTGATGTAGTTTTCGGGTTTTATCAGTGCAATTTTTTCTTTATTGGCAATCAGTTCATTGGTTTTTATGCCTAAATCTTTTGCCATTTTTTCAACAATTCCGTAGGCTTCGGGATGTACGGCAGAATTATCCAGCGGATTTTTGGCGTTGTGGATTCTCACAAATGCGGCTGCCTGCTGAAAAGCTTTTTCTCCCAATCTCGGAACTTTTTTAAGCTGCTTTCTGTCCTCAAAAGCTCCGTTTTCAGTACGGTAGTTTACAATGTTTTCTGCCATTTTCTCGCCGATTCCCGAAACATAGCTTAATAAAGATTTACTCGCCGTATTTAAATTAATTCCTACAGAATTCACACATTTCATCACTGTAGAATCGAGTTCGTTTTTTAATAGGGTCTGATCTACGTCATGCTGATATTGCCCGACTCCGATGGATTTCGGATCTATTTTTACCAGTTCCGCCAACGGATCCGCCAGTCTTCTTCCGATGGAAACGGATCCGCGAACCGTCACGTCATAGCTTGGAAATTCTTCACGCGCAATTTTACTTGCAGAGTACACTGAAGCTCCGGCTTCCGAAACAACGAAAACCTGTAAAGGTTTGTCGAATGCAATTTTCTTGATGAAAAACTCGGTTTCACGACTTGCGGTTCCGTTTCCGATGGAAATGGCTTCAATGTTATAGGCATTTACCATGGAACGGATTTTTTTCATTGCCATTCCGCTTTCATTTTGCGGAGCGTGCGGATAAATGGTTTCGTTGTGGAGCAGATCGCCTTTTTCGTCCAGACAGACTACTTTACAGCCGCTTCTGTAGCCCGGATCGATCGCCAGAATTCGTTTTTCTCCCAAAGGCGGTGCGAGAAGAAGCTGCGTAAGGTTTTCAGAGAAAATCTCAATGGCTTTTTTATCGGCTTTTTCTTTGGCTTCCTGTAAGGTTTCATTAGAAATTGCGGGTTCCAGTAATCTTTTGTAGCTGTCTTTGATCGCCAGTGAAATCTGTTCCGATGCTTCGTTGCTGGATTTGATGATGGCTTTTTCAATAAAATCAATGGCTTCTTCCTTATCGATCCCGATATTGGTTTTCACAAAACCTTCGGATTCGGCTCTCAACATGGCTAAAAGGCGGTGAGAAGGCATTCTGTTCAGGCTTTCTTCCCATTCGAAATACTGCGAGAATTTCTGGGCTTCTTCTTCGTCTTTTTTGGCTTTCACTACTTTTGAAGTAACCACCGCTTTTCGCTGAAATAATCGGCGGAGATTTTTTCTCACATACATATTTTCGTTGATCCATTCTGCCATGATGTCTCTTGCGCCCTGCAAAGCTTCTTCTTCGGACGCAACCTGATCGTTCAGATATTTTGAAGCCAAAAACTGCAGATCCTGAACTTTCTGGCTCATAATCATTTTCGCTAAAGGTTCCAGCCCTTTTTCTTTGGCGGCATCGGCTTTGGTTTTCTTTCTTTTTTTGAACGGCAGATAAAGATCTTCAATTTCCTGAATATCAAAACTTTCTTCAATTCTCTGTTTCAGTTCCGGCGTTAAAGCGTTTTGTTCTTCAATCGATTTTAAGATGGATTCTTTTCTTTTTACAATTTCTTCAAACTGTTTACTGAGTTTCGAAATCTGTTCAATCTGTGTTTCGTCAAGGTTTCCGGTTTTATCTTTTCGATAGCGGGAAATGAAAGGAATGGTGCAGTCTTCCGCAAGTAATTCTAAAGTGGAATTGATGCTTTTTTCGGATATATTGAGGGATTGCTGTATGTATTGTGTTGTGTTCATTGTAAATTTTAAACGGCTAAAATAATCAAAATGTATGTTGTAAACACATTTTAAATTTAACCATACTGTTTACAAAAGCTTTACTGTCTTATTTAAATTTAATAAAAAGAAAGAAGATGGATGGTTTAAGATTAAAATTTTTAACCGTGCAATGATTAAAACTCAAAAAAATTAAAAAATGATTGTAATTATCTTAAAGTAAGATAAATATGCTTTGCTTGAAGATAAACTTTAAACTTTTTTACCACAAAAGAAGCAAAAGATTTAAACACTTTAGTTGTTTAAGTTTAATCCTTAATTGGAAAAAAAGAGCACGTAAGCTAAAAAAATCTTTGATTTTTTCTCTTTGCAGACTTTTGAAATACTTTACATAAATCCTATAAAGTCTTTTGTCTCTTTTGCTGTTAAATTTATAATTGATTTAAGCAAACCTGATACAAAGATTTTTAAATGTACCATGTCTATTTAATAATTCTTATTTTAGCGGAAAGGTCACTAATGGAAACTCTGAAATTTAATTTCTTGATGTATGATAAGATAAAAATGTGGGATGTTTTCTATTTTTGGCTCCGGAATTTAGAGATTACGAATCAACTTTAAACAATTTAAATAATATGAAAAAACTAAGTGTTATTGCGTTAGTAGCAGTAGGATTGCTTGCAGCGTCTTGTAACAAAGAAAAATCGGCTGAAAATGCAGCAACTTCTACCGAGCAGAAAGTAGCAGAAAGCAAAGGAGAAGTATTGGCTGTAGATACCGCAGGTTCTGTGGTAAACTGGAAGGCGTTCCATAAAGGAGGAATGGCTCCGCGTTGGGGAACTTTAATGGTAAAATCGGGAGATCTGAGCATTGAAAACGGCGGTGTAACGGCAGGAAACTTTGTGATCGACATGAACTCTATTAAAGTAGATCCGGCTTCTGTAACGGAAAAAGATAAAAAACCGGCAGATCTTGAAGCGCACCTTAAAAACCCTGATTTCTTCGACACGGCAAAAAATCCGACGGCTGATTTCAAAATTACAAGCGTAGCAGATCTTAAGGAAGCTCCAAAAGATGGGGTAGCAGGAGCTAACAAAACGGTAAGCGGAAACCTTACTTTATCCGGAAAAACAATGAATGTAACATTCCCTGCAAAAGTGGATGTAACGGAAAATTCAGCGGCAATCCAGGCTAAATTCACGGTGAACAGAGCAGACTGGGGAATTAAATTCGGAACTTCCGAAGCCGATCCTGCAGAATGGATGATCAGCAAAGACATCGAAATCGCTGTAGACGTAAAAGCTAAAAAATAATATTGTTAGATATTTCAGACTTGTAAAGCTGCCTTTTTTGAGGCGGCTTTTTTTGTGTCTGGGATTTTCTGTTTCCTTCTAAAATAAAAGAAGGCGAGTTGCCCCGCCTTAAATGTTTTCACAACGGAATAATCCTTATTGTGAATTGCTTTTCAAAATTATTGATACAAATATAAAATAAAAATTCTTTGAATGGTTTACGGAAAACCTCATTTTTAATAAATTTTTTCTTCCTATTTTTATCTATTATGAAAAACTAAATAGCTATGACTAAAAATATACTTGGACTGGATTTGGGAACGAACTCAATTGGGTGGGCTTTAATAAAGCAAGACTTTGATAACAAGCAAGGTGAAATTCTTGGAATGGGAAGCAGGATTATTCCGATGGGAGCAGAATTAAGTAAATTTGAACAGGGGCAAGCTCAAACTAAAAATGCTAACAGAAGAATAGCAAGAGGAACGAGAAAACTCAATAAAAGATATAAACAGAGAAGAAATAAACTGATTTATATTTTGCAAGAACTTGGAATGTTACCTAGCCAAATTAAGCTGGTAAATGAATTTTCAGATCCAAATAAATTAGACAAAATTTCAATACTTCCAATCTCTAAAAATCAGCATCAATTAACGGCTTTTGATTTACTGGAATTGCGTGTGAAAGCACTGACTGAAAAAATTGAATTGAAAGAGCTAGGTAAAATTATTTATAAATATAATCAATTAAGAGGTTATTCTGGCGGAAATTCGGAGTCTGAAAAGGAAGAAAACAGTGATGAATCTGAAGAAAAAGAGAAAGCGAATGAAAGCTTTGTGATTTTTTCTAAAGTTCTGTCGTTAGGATTACCTGAAGAGATTACTTTTAAAGGTAAAAAATTAAATAAAAGAAAAATTGCAATTGAAACGGAAGACGGAATCATTGAGGCTGAAACTTTTTTGGACAGCTTAAAAGAAAATGATTCTTTAGAGCTTCAGGTTAATATTCGTCGTGCAAAGTCAGGAGATACTATTACCATAAAACTTCCCAACAAAACAAGTTGGAGGAAGAAAATGGAAAATATAGAGAAACAATTAACAGATAAATCAAAGGAACTCGGTCGAGAATATTTTATCTCAGAACTGTTGTTCGATATTCTGAAAGAAAATAAATGGGCAAAAATCCGTAATAATGTTATTTTGCGTTCACGCTATGAATCGGAGTTTGAAGCAGTTTGGAAAGAGCAAGTTAAATATTATCCGTTTCTTGAACATTTGGAAATAAGCAGATTACAAAAACTATTGGAATTTATATTTCCAGGGCAAAAAGAAAGTCAGGAAAAGCTACGAAAAACAGGATTAGAAAAAGGTCTAAAATATGTTATTAAAAATCAGGTTGTTTTTTATCAAAGAGAATTAAAAGATCAATCGGATTTAATTTCTAACTGTCGTTTTGAACCGACTGAAAAAGTAGTAGCTAAAAGTCATCCTGTTTTTCAGGAATATAAAATTTGGGAGCAGATAAATAAACTAGTCATTAATACAAAAATTGAAAATGGTGTAAATCGAAAAGGTGAAATCAGATACAAGTATATTGACAGACCAATTCCAACAGCTCTAAAAGAGTGGTTATATGAAGAACTGCAAAGCAAAAAAGAGATTTCTTTTAGTCCAATACTTAATAAACTCAAAAAAGAATTTAATCTGAGAGAGAATGTAGATTTTCTTAACGGAATGAATGTCAAAGACAAGTTAAAAGGAAATGATACAAAAGCAATTCTGCAAAAAACTTTAGGGGAACTGTGGAATGTATTTCTGTTGGATGATTTTAAAAAGCAATTGGAACTTTGGGAAATACTTTATAATGGTAAAGGAAATGAATATGATTTGACAAGCGACAGAACTTCTAAAATATTAGCTTTTATCGAAAAATATTCACCTGATTTAGAAAAAAAGGATGCTATTGCGATTAAGATGTCTAAAATAAAGTTCAGTAGAAACTATTCCAATCTCAGCTTAAAAGCAATTGAAAATATTTTACCATTGGTAAGAGCAGGAAAGTTTTTTGATCAAAATTTTTCTGATACATTAAAAGATAAAATCATTAAACTTCTGAATGAAAATGTAGAAGATCCATTTGAAAAATCAGCTCAGGAATTTTTAGACAAAAACCAAGATGTTTTATCAGATGGAGGAATTGTAAATGCTATTGCGACCATATTGGTTTATGATAAACATACCGTTAAAGAATATTCTAAAGATGAGTTAATTAAAGAATTTACCCAGATTTCAACATTAAAACAAGGAGAACTAAGAAATCCTTTGGCGGAACAAATCATTAATGAAGCATTAATTATTGTAAGAGATATTTGGAAAAAATATGGTTTTAAGCCGGATGAAATAAGAGTAGAACTGGCAAGAGAACTTAAAAATAATGCAGTTGAGCGTGGCAAAATGTATTCTGCAAATTTAAGAAGTCAAAAACATAATGCAGAGATAAGAAATAAATTAATTGAACTTAAACAAGAGATTTCCATTGCGAATATTGAAAAATATAAATTATGGGCTTCTCAAGAAAATTTGCAGGAAGCTTATCTTAAAAACTATAATGATCCGTCCAAATCTGAAATAGAAAAGCTAAAACTTTGGGAATCTCAAGGTCATATATCACCATATACAGGACAACCAATTCCACTTTCGGAGCTGTTTAATCGTGAAAGATATGATGTTGATCACATCATTCCACAATCAAGATACTTTGATGATTCTCTTTCTAATAAAGTGATTTGTGAAAAATCCATCAATAATGAAAAGGGAAACAGAACTTCTATGGAATATTTCGAGGTAGGTTCAGTAAATTACCAAATTTTTACAAAAGATCAGTTTATAGATCACGCAAACAAATATTTTTCAGGGAAAAAGCGAAGAAACCTTTTGGCAACTTCCATACCAGAAGATCCTATACAAAGACAGATAAAAGACACTCAATATATTTCCATCCGTATCCGTGAAGAATTGAACAAAATTGTTGGGAACGAAAATGTAAAAACTACCACCGGAGGAGTTACAGATTATCTGAGAAATTATTGGGGCTTAACAGATAAATTTAAAGTTTTATTAAAAGAAAGATATGAAGCAGTATTACCCAAACTCGCTCAATTAGAATATGATAATTATAAGAAAGAAACGGAAAACAAGGTTAAAGAATATGAAAAAGCTGGTGTTGAATTTAATGAACCTATTTTAGATGAAGAAACTTTTATTAAGAAATTCAAAAGCGAATTTATCAGAAAGAAAAATAATAAATTGATTATAAAAGGCTGGAGTAAAAGAATAGATCACAGACATCACGCAATGGATGCCCTTGTTATAGCTTGTACGCAGCCAGCGCATATCAAAAGACTAAATGATCTCAATCAGGTTTTGAAAGAATGGTTAGATAAAAACAAAGAAAAATTCTTTCCTGACTTTAGTGGTACTAAAACAGAATTACTTGACGAAGTACTGAATTTAGAAGAAGAAAAAAGAAGAGAAATATTTAATCAGCTAGATAAATTCAGAGCTATTGAAATGCCTTGGAATGGTTTCCCCGAAGAAGCAGACCAAAGACTTAAAGAAATTATTGTTTCACATAAGCCCAAAGATAAACTTTTGTTGCAATATGATATTCAAGGAAATAGACAAATAAAGTTAAGAGGACAATTGCACGAAGGAACTTTGTATGGTCTTTCAAATGGAAAGGAAATATATAGGATTCCAATTAGTAAACTTGCAGGAAAGCAGTTTGCTACAGAAAAAACAATAGAAAAAATTGTAAATCCATTTTTAAAGAAACTAATTGAAGAACATCTAAAATCTTATGGAAAAAAAGAAGAGGCGTTTTCAGCAGAAGGAATTTTAGATTTAAATAAGAAACTCGCTGAGCGAAAAGATGAACAAGGAAATCCAAAACCACATACACCTATTTCAACGATAAAAATTTACTATAAAGATCCATTAAAATCTAAAAAGAAGAAAACTGATGATGAAGATGATATTTCCTTGCAAAAGTTAGACAGACAAAAATCATTTAATGATTCTCTTTATGTTAAAACAGGAGATAATTATCTGTTTGCAGTTATGGATAAAGAAGTATTTGACAAAAAATTAAAAGAGAATAAAACGGAACGTCATTACGACTTGATTACTTTTTTTGATGCAGCTAATCTTTTAAAGTCAGAATTCAATGGCTCGGAAGATAAGAAGAATTTTAGTAAAGAAGATTTATTTAGAAAATATTTTGAAGAAAGAAATAACGCACGATTACTTTTTACCTTAAAACAAGGAGATTTTGTATATCTCCCAGATAATAATGAAGAGGTTATTTTGGATGAATCCAGTCCTTTATTTATAGATTATTGGAAAAACATATCAGAAAGAAGTAAGAATATTTATACAGTCCAAAAGTTTAGTGGAAAAGAAATTTACTTTCTAAAACATACAATTGCTGATACAATTGTAAAAAAAGTAGAATTTGGTTCACAAGATTGTTATCAAAGTCTTAATGGTAAATCTATCAAAGAGTATTGTTTTAAGATTAATTCAGACCGTTTAGGAAACATATCAAAAGCATAAAAATGTCGAAAGCAGCATTGAAAAAAGAGCTTCAAAAGCTTACAAAAGAACAGATTATTGAACAGATTTTAGATTTGTATGAAAAGAATAAGGCTGTAAAAGAATTTTATCAATTCTACCTTAATCCTACTAATGAGAAAGAATTGGCAGATAAATACAAAAGGCTTATCAGGAAAGAGTTTAACGTCGAGAATCCGATGCGGAGTACAGAAAAATTTTCTGTTGCAAAACGCGCCATCTCCGACTTCAAAAATCTCCAGCCATCGCCGGAATATTTAGCAGATGTCATGCTTTATCTGCCGGAAAGTGCCTGTGAACTTACGTCTTTGTATGGCGATTTTTCCGAGCAGTTTTATAACGGAACTTTTAATAACTTCAAAGCAGCACTGGAATTTTTAAAGAGAAATAATCTTTTACAATCTTTTAAAACAAGAGCTGAACAATGTGTGAAATGGTCAGAATATTGTGGCTACGGTTTCGCTGATGATATGGAGTATATTTTTAATGAATATTATCGTTAAATAATTCAAATTTAAAACCATGATCACCCGCTCCATCTACATCGGCAATCCCGCTTACCTTAAGCTCAAAGACGAGCAGTTGAAAATCCTCTGTCCTGAAACCAAAACGGAAAAGGGGAGTGTTCCTGTGGAAGATTTGGGGTTGTTGATGTTGGATCATTATCAGATCACCATTTCGCATCATCTGATTCAGAAAATGATGGGAAACAATGTCGTAGTGGTGAGTTGCGATGCGCATCATTTGCCACACGGAATAATGCTTCCGTTGTACGGGCATACTGAGCATTCCGACCGAGTAAAAGATCAGTTGGAAGCCAGTGAACCGCTGAAAAAACAGCTTTGGAAACAGACGGTGGAATGCAAGATTGAAAACCAGAAAAATGTCCTGATGAAACTGGGAAATTACTACGAACCGATGATTGAATATCAAAGAAATGTAAAATCCGGCGACATTACGAATATGGAAGGGATTGCGGCGCAACATTACTGGAAATACCTCATCAGTCTGGACTTTTTGAGGCAGCGTTTTGGAGATTCACCCAATCAGTTTTTCAATTTTGGATATGCCGTGCTCAGAAGCATTGTGGCAAGAGCCATCGTAGAAACCGGACTGTTGCCTGTTCTCGGCATTTTTCATAAAAATAAATACAATCCGTATTGCCTTGCCGATGATTTGATGGAACCTTACCGTCCGTTTGTTGATCTGCTTGTGATGCAATGGCTGAAAATTCATCCGGATACCGAAGAACTGACGAAAGAATTTAAAGCGCATATTCTCCAGATTGCAACCAAAGATGTGCGTATTGATGACAAAACAAGACCGTTGCTGGTTGCTGTAAAAATGACCACGTCATCGCTTTACAAATGCTATACAGGAGAAAAACGACTGATTTCCTATCCGGAATTAATATAATTTTTTATGGCAGCTTTATCCGCCTGTAGTTATATCCTGAGCGGAGTCGAAGGATTCCACTCAGGTCGGGCTGCAAACGTTACGATAAAACAAACAATAGTCACCAAAATGAACGCCGAAAGGTTTAATGCATACCGAATTATGTGGGTTTTAGTATTATATGACCTCCCGACCGAAACGAAAGCCAATATGAAAGATGCAAACCGTTTTCGGAAAGCTTTGATTGATGACGGATTTACTTTATTTCAGTTTTCGATGTACGTGCGTCACTGTCCGAGCCGT
Encoded proteins:
- a CDS encoding YceI family protein is translated as MKKLSVIALVAVGLLAASCNKEKSAENAATSTEQKVAESKGEVLAVDTAGSVVNWKAFHKGGMAPRWGTLMVKSGDLSIENGGVTAGNFVIDMNSIKVDPASVTEKDKKPADLEAHLKNPDFFDTAKNPTADFKITSVADLKEAPKDGVAGANKTVSGNLTLSGKTMNVTFPAKVDVTENSAAIQAKFTVNRADWGIKFGTSEADPAEWMISKDIEIAVDVKAKK
- a CDS encoding RDD family protein; amino-acid sequence: MKTYGKMKISELKENKTTRRATRDFDSEGRRIYEFFEYEIPYDTTYEKNRRDRLCSKIIDMIPFTLLFVFILHKPLIVAVILSIPCVIVLGSITEHFFGYTLGKKIFKIKVIDDYGNYPNILKSFARNLLCLANLFFFWINYEQPENESSNKSMRMDFHMHFNNEICKTYIVKEIKMEEIRKLLHTQL
- a CDS encoding Tex family protein, with product MNTTQYIQQSLNISEKSINSTLELLAEDCTIPFISRYRKDKTGNLDETQIEQISKLSKQFEEIVKRKESILKSIEEQNALTPELKQRIEESFDIQEIEDLYLPFKKRKKTKADAAKEKGLEPLAKMIMSQKVQDLQFLASKYLNDQVASEEEALQGARDIMAEWINENMYVRKNLRRLFQRKAVVTSKVVKAKKDEEEAQKFSQYFEWEESLNRMPSHRLLAMLRAESEGFVKTNIGIDKEEAIDFIEKAIIKSSNEASEQISLAIKDSYKRLLEPAISNETLQEAKEKADKKAIEIFSENLTQLLLAPPLGEKRILAIDPGYRSGCKVVCLDEKGDLLHNETIYPHAPQNESGMAMKKIRSMVNAYNIEAISIGNGTASRETEFFIKKIAFDKPLQVFVVSEAGASVYSASKIAREEFPSYDVTVRGSVSIGRRLADPLAELVKIDPKSIGVGQYQHDVDQTLLKNELDSTVMKCVNSVGINLNTASKSLLSYVSGIGEKMAENIVNYRTENGAFEDRKQLKKVPRLGEKAFQQAAAFVRIHNAKNPLDNSAVHPEAYGIVEKMAKDLGIKTNELIANKEKIALIKPENYITGDIGILGIKDILKELEKPGLDPRKAAKVFEFDPNVKSIKDLKTGMILPGIVNNITAFGCFVDLGIKESGLVHISQLKDGFVSDVNEVVKLHQHVQVRVTEIDEARKRIQLSMVL
- the cas9 gene encoding type II CRISPR RNA-guided endonuclease Cas9 (Cas9, originally named Csn1, is the large, multifunctional signature protein of type II CRISPR/Cas systems. It is well known even to general audiences because its RNA-guided endonuclease activity has made it a popular tool for custom editing of eukaryotic genomes.), translating into MTKNILGLDLGTNSIGWALIKQDFDNKQGEILGMGSRIIPMGAELSKFEQGQAQTKNANRRIARGTRKLNKRYKQRRNKLIYILQELGMLPSQIKLVNEFSDPNKLDKISILPISKNQHQLTAFDLLELRVKALTEKIELKELGKIIYKYNQLRGYSGGNSESEKEENSDESEEKEKANESFVIFSKVLSLGLPEEITFKGKKLNKRKIAIETEDGIIEAETFLDSLKENDSLELQVNIRRAKSGDTITIKLPNKTSWRKKMENIEKQLTDKSKELGREYFISELLFDILKENKWAKIRNNVILRSRYESEFEAVWKEQVKYYPFLEHLEISRLQKLLEFIFPGQKESQEKLRKTGLEKGLKYVIKNQVVFYQRELKDQSDLISNCRFEPTEKVVAKSHPVFQEYKIWEQINKLVINTKIENGVNRKGEIRYKYIDRPIPTALKEWLYEELQSKKEISFSPILNKLKKEFNLRENVDFLNGMNVKDKLKGNDTKAILQKTLGELWNVFLLDDFKKQLELWEILYNGKGNEYDLTSDRTSKILAFIEKYSPDLEKKDAIAIKMSKIKFSRNYSNLSLKAIENILPLVRAGKFFDQNFSDTLKDKIIKLLNENVEDPFEKSAQEFLDKNQDVLSDGGIVNAIATILVYDKHTVKEYSKDELIKEFTQISTLKQGELRNPLAEQIINEALIIVRDIWKKYGFKPDEIRVELARELKNNAVERGKMYSANLRSQKHNAEIRNKLIELKQEISIANIEKYKLWASQENLQEAYLKNYNDPSKSEIEKLKLWESQGHISPYTGQPIPLSELFNRERYDVDHIIPQSRYFDDSLSNKVICEKSINNEKGNRTSMEYFEVGSVNYQIFTKDQFIDHANKYFSGKKRRNLLATSIPEDPIQRQIKDTQYISIRIREELNKIVGNENVKTTTGGVTDYLRNYWGLTDKFKVLLKERYEAVLPKLAQLEYDNYKKETENKVKEYEKAGVEFNEPILDEETFIKKFKSEFIRKKNNKLIIKGWSKRIDHRHHAMDALVIACTQPAHIKRLNDLNQVLKEWLDKNKEKFFPDFSGTKTELLDEVLNLEEEKRREIFNQLDKFRAIEMPWNGFPEEADQRLKEIIVSHKPKDKLLLQYDIQGNRQIKLRGQLHEGTLYGLSNGKEIYRIPISKLAGKQFATEKTIEKIVNPFLKKLIEEHLKSYGKKEEAFSAEGILDLNKKLAERKDEQGNPKPHTPISTIKIYYKDPLKSKKKKTDDEDDISLQKLDRQKSFNDSLYVKTGDNYLFAVMDKEVFDKKLKENKTERHYDLITFFDAANLLKSEFNGSEDKKNFSKEDLFRKYFEERNNARLLFTLKQGDFVYLPDNNEEVILDESSPLFIDYWKNISERSKNIYTVQKFSGKEIYFLKHTIADTIVKKVEFGSQDCYQSLNGKSIKEYCFKINSDRLGNISKA
- the cas2 gene encoding CRISPR-associated endonuclease Cas2, giving the protein MNAERFNAYRIMWVLVLYDLPTETKANMKDANRFRKALIDDGFTLFQFSMYVRHCPSRENAEVHIKRVKFMLPKAGKVAIMCITDKQFGDIEIFFARNKEEPPPTFQQLELF
- a CDS encoding DUF6155 family protein, whose translation is MSKAALKKELQKLTKEQIIEQILDLYEKNKAVKEFYQFYLNPTNEKELADKYKRLIRKEFNVENPMRSTEKFSVAKRAISDFKNLQPSPEYLADVMLYLPESACELTSLYGDFSEQFYNGTFNNFKAALEFLKRNNLLQSFKTRAEQCVKWSEYCGYGFADDMEYIFNEYYR
- the cas1 gene encoding type II CRISPR-associated endonuclease Cas1, whose protein sequence is MITRSIYIGNPAYLKLKDEQLKILCPETKTEKGSVPVEDLGLLMLDHYQITISHHLIQKMMGNNVVVVSCDAHHLPHGIMLPLYGHTEHSDRVKDQLEASEPLKKQLWKQTVECKIENQKNVLMKLGNYYEPMIEYQRNVKSGDITNMEGIAAQHYWKYLISLDFLRQRFGDSPNQFFNFGYAVLRSIVARAIVETGLLPVLGIFHKNKYNPYCLADDLMEPYRPFVDLLVMQWLKIHPDTEELTKEFKAHILQIATKDVRIDDKTRPLLVAVKMTTSSLYKCYTGEKRLISYPELI